One window of Clarias gariepinus isolate MV-2021 ecotype Netherlands chromosome 21, CGAR_prim_01v2, whole genome shotgun sequence genomic DNA carries:
- the LOC128509528 gene encoding chemerin-like receptor 1 has translation MSSVTNSAYTETTDYDYENNYTNHSPESPVPTPESPALCTDVVCVLLATLNVIIMVLGLTGNGLVIWIAGFKIKKTVNTVWYLSLAVSDFLFCVFLPLHIVYTVKNEWVFELFMCKFASFIMILNMFSSIFLLVIISVDRCVVVMFPVWAQNKRSIRRALVIVLLAWIMSALLSLPAAIFRDLEHYDSKQVCYYNYTLNEEHVAVVVCKFIFGFVIPLLIIMFCYFMIIRKLKSNHMARSNKPFRVMTALIVAFFISWLPYHIFNLLETDLKYESVIPTGQRFGIALASTNSCMNPFLYAFMGKDFERKCYALLSKIESTFEEEARSTLRGTSITTSGDGKLSTTV, from the coding sequence ATGAGTTCAGTCACAAATTCTGCTTATACTGAAACAACTGATTATGACTATGAGAACAATTATACAAATCATTCACCGGAAAGTCCAGTACCTACACCAGAGTCTCCAGCACTTTGCACggatgtggtgtgtgttttactAGCAACACTAAATGTGATTATTATGGTTCTTGGACTCACTGGAAATGGTTTGGTGATCTGGATTGCAGGGTTTAAGATTAAGAAAACAGTCAACACTGTCTGGTACCTCAGCCTCGCTGTGTCCGACTTCCTCTTCTGTGTCTTTCTGCCCTTACACATTGTCTATACTGTTAAAAATGAGTGGGTCTTTGAGCTGTTCATGTGCAAGTTTGCGTCATTTATCATGATCCTTAACATGTTCAGCAGCATCTTCCTCCTCGTCATCATCAGTGTGGATCGCTGTGTtgtggtgatgtttcctgtTTGGGCACAAAACAAGCGCAGCATACGCAGGGCCTTGGTGATTGTTCTACTAGCCTGGATCATGTCAGCATTGCTCAGCTTACCAGCAGCTATTTTCAGAGATCTAGAGCACTATGACTCAAAACAGGTCTGTTACTACAACTACACGCTTAATGAAGAACACGTTGCTGTCGTAGTGTGCAAATTCATTTTTGGATTTGTGATCCCCTTACTGATCATCATGTTTTGTTATTTCATGATCATAAGAAAGCTAAAATCTAACCATATGGCGAGGTCCAATAAGCCATTTAGGGTGATGACAGCACTGATAGTTGCTTTTTTCATTAGCTGGCTGCCTTATCACATTTTTAACTTATTGGAAACAGACCTAAAATATGAAAGTGTCATCCCTACCGGACAAAGATTTGGAATCGCACTTGCAAGCACCAACAGCTGCATGAACCCTTTTCTTTATGCTTTCATGGGAAAGGACTTCGAGAGGAAATGCTATGCACTTCTGTCAAAGATTGAGAGCACATTCGAGGAGGAAGCACGGAGTACTCTCAGAGGGACGTCTATTACTACCTCAGGAGACGGCAAACTTTCAACGACTGTTTAA
- the LOC128508980 gene encoding chemerin-like receptor 1 — protein sequence MDKADFTFDYTPMDYENYRNDNQMPLDLSHHVEDVCSEEIMCMLLLVVNVVIIVLGLVGNGVVIWIAGFKMKKTVNTTWYLSLALSDFIFCATLPLNTFYLVTSDWIFGQFMCKFTSFVMFLNMFSSIFLLVIISVDRCIAVIFPVWAQNQRTIKKASVIVFLAWVFSVSLSVPSLIFRDIQHHLGRTRCHNNYNSHDTHNSISICRFIFGFLMPFLIIIVCYLIIIFKLRRNQMAKSLKPFKIMTALIWTFFLCWLPYHTFVLAELTHGFSNEIIASGLKIGTSIASANSFLNPILYVFMGSDFRQKFKNSILSKIENAIGEEGHATSRYLSQPSSMDARSSTHI from the coding sequence ATGGACAAGGCTGATTTCACATTTGATTATACACCAATGGACTATGAAAACTACAGGAATGATAACCAGATGCCACTGGACTTGTCACATCATGTAGAGGATGTTTGCTCTGAGGAGATTATGTGCATGTTGCTGCTGGTTGTGAATGTGGTTATCATTGTGCTTGGGCTTGTGGGAAACGGTGTGGTGATCTGGATCGCAGGTTTTAAGATGAAGAAGACTGTTAACACCACCTGGTACCTCAGCCTGGCTCTTTCTGACTTCATATTTTGTGCCACTTTGCCCCTCAATACCTTTTACCTAGTCACATCTGATTGGATATTCGGGCAATTCATGTGCAAGTTTACCTCCTTCGTTATGTTCCTCAACATGTTCAGCAGCATCTTTCTTCTCGTCATCATCAGTGTGGATCGCTGCATAGCTGTCATCTTCCCTGTTTGGGCACAAAACCAGCGCACCATAAAGAAAGCTTCTGTGATAGTTTTTCTTGCATGGGTTTTTTCAGTCTCCTTGAGTGTCCCATCCCTCATTTTTCGTGACATTCAACACCATCTAGGCAGAACCCGCTGCCACAATAATTACAATAGCCATGACACTCATAATTCTATATCCATCTGTCGGTTCATTTTTGGGTTCCTGATGCCATTCTTGATCATCATTGTCTGCTACTTAATCATCATCTTCAAACTGAGAAGAAACCAGATGGCAAAGTCTTTAAAGCCGTTCAAAATCATGACAGCTCTCATCTGgacgttttttttgtgttggctGCCCTACCACACATTTGTGCTGGCTGAACTGACCCACGGCTTCTCCAATGAAATCATTGCCTCAGGGCTCAAGATTGGAACCTCAATCGCTTCAGCTAATAGCTTCCTCAATCCAATTCTCTATGTTTTTATGGGCAGTGATTTCAGGCAAAAGTTTAAGAACTCTATCCTGTCTAAGATTGAAAATGCAATAGGAGAGGAAGGACACGCCACGAGTCGCTACTTATCCCAACCCAGTTCTATGGATGCCAGATCATCGACACACATCTGA